From the Peromyscus leucopus breed LL Stock chromosome 8b, UCI_PerLeu_2.1, whole genome shotgun sequence genome, one window contains:
- the LOC114702274 gene encoding ADP-ribosylation factor 2 isoform X1, with protein sequence MRQRLQNSSTMGNVFEKLFKSLFGKKEMRILMVGLDAAGKTTILYKLKLGEIVTTIPTIGFNVETVEYKNISFTVWDVGGQDKIRPLWRHYFQNTQGLIFVVDSNDRERVNEAREELTRMLAEDELRDAVLLVFVNKQDLPNAMNAAEITDKLGLHSLRQRNWYIQATCATSGDGLYEGLDWLSNQLKNQK encoded by the exons ATGCGTCAAAG GTTACAGAATTCATCTACAATGGGGAATGTTTTTGAAAAACTGTTTAAAAGCCTATTTGGAAAAAAGGAAATGCGTATTCTTATGGTGGGCTTGGATGCAGCTGGCAAAACCACCATTTTGTACAAATTGAAGCTGGGAGAGATTGTGACAACCATCCCTACCATAG GTTTCAACGTGGAGACTGtggaatataaaaatatcagCTTCACGGTCTGGGATGTTGGTGGCCAGGACAAAATCAGACCTTTGTGGCGACATTACTTCCAGAACACTCAAG GTCTGATTTTCGTGGTTGACAGTAATGACAGAGAGCGGGTCAATGAGGCCCGAGAAGAACTAACCAGAATGTTAGCAGAAGATGAGCTCAGAGATGCAGTTTTATTGGTGTTTGTAAACAAACAG GATCTTCCCAATGCGATGAATGCAGCAGAGATCACAGACAAGCTCGGCCTACACTCCCTTCGCCAGAGAAACTGGTACATCCAGGCTACCTGTGCCACCAGTGGAGATGGGCTTTACGAAGGCCTGGACTGGCTCTCCAACCAGCTCAAAAACCAGAAGTGA
- the LOC114702274 gene encoding ADP-ribosylation factor 2 isoform X2 — translation MGNVFEKLFKSLFGKKEMRILMVGLDAAGKTTILYKLKLGEIVTTIPTIGFNVETVEYKNISFTVWDVGGQDKIRPLWRHYFQNTQGLIFVVDSNDRERVNEAREELTRMLAEDELRDAVLLVFVNKQDLPNAMNAAEITDKLGLHSLRQRNWYIQATCATSGDGLYEGLDWLSNQLKNQK, via the exons ATGGGGAATGTTTTTGAAAAACTGTTTAAAAGCCTATTTGGAAAAAAGGAAATGCGTATTCTTATGGTGGGCTTGGATGCAGCTGGCAAAACCACCATTTTGTACAAATTGAAGCTGGGAGAGATTGTGACAACCATCCCTACCATAG GTTTCAACGTGGAGACTGtggaatataaaaatatcagCTTCACGGTCTGGGATGTTGGTGGCCAGGACAAAATCAGACCTTTGTGGCGACATTACTTCCAGAACACTCAAG GTCTGATTTTCGTGGTTGACAGTAATGACAGAGAGCGGGTCAATGAGGCCCGAGAAGAACTAACCAGAATGTTAGCAGAAGATGAGCTCAGAGATGCAGTTTTATTGGTGTTTGTAAACAAACAG GATCTTCCCAATGCGATGAATGCAGCAGAGATCACAGACAAGCTCGGCCTACACTCCCTTCGCCAGAGAAACTGGTACATCCAGGCTACCTGTGCCACCAGTGGAGATGGGCTTTACGAAGGCCTGGACTGGCTCTCCAACCAGCTCAAAAACCAGAAGTGA